The sequence TTTGTTTTTCAATGTCCGATAGCAATACCGGTGAGCCGTACACGTTGTCCACCGGCACGTCGAAAAAACCCTGAATCTGTTCTGCGTGAAGATCCACAGTCAGAACGCGGTCGACGCCGACGGTAACCAGCATATCCGCCACCACTTTGGCGGTAATGGGCACGCGGGCAGAGCGAACGCGGCGATCCTGGCGGGCGTAGCCGAAGTAGGGCACCACCGCGGTAATACGGCCAGCGGAGGAGCGGCGCAGCGCGTCCACAATCACCATTAATTCCATGATGTTGTCGTTGGTTGGCGCGCACGTGGGCTGGATAACGAACACATCGCTACCGCGCACATTCTGTTTCAGTTCCACCAGTATTTCTCCGTCGGAAAACTTGTCGACGGTCACATCCCCCAGCGGTATTCCCAGTTTGGCGCACACCTTCTCAGCGAGTTCAGGGTTGGCGTTACCACTAAATACCATCAAATCAGGCACGTTCATGCTCTCCTTCTCGTCGGCAGGTTGCAGGATGTGAAAAATATCATGGCAGGAGTGCGATTGCACTGAAAATGGCTGGGGTGGGAGGATTCGAACCTCCGCATGACGGGATCAAAACCCGTTGCCTTACCGCTTGGCGACACCCCAGTTACACCTGAACCAGAGAACTGGTTGCAGGGGGGAGGCAATGATGCAGTAACGTTAATTTTGCCGTGGCCCCAAAGCCTTACAAATGCTTTGGTCTCCTGGCAAAAAACTTTGCGCTGCCGAGAAAAAAGACTAGCATGCTTTTTTCGTTTTATCAGCTGCGCCAGGCCGTACTGATCAGCCAATCAACCGCATCTCTTACCAGCAGAAAAACCGGTTTTGAAGTGTTTCAAAGGTGGTTTTATCTGCCCTTCCCGAGGAAGGCGGCTACTGTAATGGCGAGCGTTTGAGTTGTCAAACTTTTCTGGCAAAAAAATGCTTCTCGCTGAAAGTTTGACTTATTGGCTCTGCAGCTCCCACTTTTTTAGCAACAGCGTGAGTTGCAGATCGTCACGCGTGGCGGCGATTTTATAGGGCAGGCTCAGCCCATTAACGGTGTGATAGCGCAGATACCGGATTTCCCAGCCTGCTTGCGATAACGACAGCAGTTGCCCTGTGGGGCCGTGCTGGCTGCTGTCGATAGGGGAGTCGGGTGCGGGCAGACCGCGCGCCCACCAGCGCATATTGTCGATAGGAAACGACCAACCCAAATGCCGCTGCATCAGCTTTTCCGGTGTTGCTGCGATATGAGTATTGCCGTCGTAGCGCAATTCGACGCCACCGTCGACGTGTTCTTCAAGGGTGGCGCGGCCCTGGCCAAGCGGCCCGTGTACCGAGATGGCGAAATGATCCGGGTGATTTTGCCAGTTAAAAAAGGCGCTTTGCGCTTTACCCTGTGCGCGAATCCCCAGTTTGCCATCCAGTTCCCAGTGCGTGATTTCGATGGGCGATGAAAATTGCGGGGGTGGCACGCTGGCACAGCCAAATAGCAACAGCGCCGCGCTGAGGGCGGTCACTCGCATAAAAAAGCGCATTTACATTTCGGCCTTCAATCGCTGCATGGTTTCGCGAATGATCGCACTGCGCGGGTTGAGTTCGAGCCCGCTGCGCCAGATCTCGCGGGCTTCGTCGCGGCCGCCACTCACCCACAGCACTTCACCAAGGTGGGCCGCAATTTCGTGGTCGGGCATCGCTTTCAGTGCGGCGCGAAGCTGCTCAATGGCCTCTTTTAAATTACCCAGGCGGTATTGCACCCAGCCCATGCTATCCATCACCGCGGCGTCATCGGGGGTCAGCTCGTAGGCGCGCTTGATATAGAGGTAGGCTTCTTCCAGGCGGTCGGTTTTATCGGCGAGGGTGTAGCCCAGTGCGTTGAGTGCGGCGGCGTTGTTCGGGGTGAGCGCGAGAATCTGCTTCAGGTCCTGCTCCGCAGCACTCATGTTGTCGATGCGTGAGTACAGCATTGCGCGCGCGTACAGCAGGCGGGTACTGTCCGGGAATTCGCTGAGCCCAGCGGTGAGTACGGTTTCGGCATCCATCATTTGCCCGGTGCCACTGAGCACGTCGGACTCAATCATGTACAAACCTTCCCGATACGCCGGGTCCACCTGAGGCCGCTGGGTTTGAAGCACGGCAATGGCATCCTGAGCGCGGTTCAGGCGG comes from Teredinibacter turnerae and encodes:
- a CDS encoding ribose-phosphate pyrophosphokinase — its product is MNVPDLMVFSGNANPELAEKVCAKLGIPLGDVTVDKFSDGEILVELKQNVRGSDVFVIQPTCAPTNDNIMELMVIVDALRRSSAGRITAVVPYFGYARQDRRVRSARVPITAKVVADMLVTVGVDRVLTVDLHAEQIQGFFDVPVDNVYGSPVLLSDIEKQSFEDLVVVSPDIGGVVRARAVAKQLDIELAIIDKRRPKANVAEVMHLIGEIENRTCLLVDDMVDTAGTLCNAAQALKDRGAKKVIAYATHPVLSGPAIERLNNSVLDELVVTDSIPLSKEGKNCKVIRQLTLSNMLAEAMRRISNEESLSAMFS
- the lolB gene encoding lipoprotein insertase outer membrane protein LolB: MRFFMRVTALSAALLLFGCASVPPPQFSSPIEITHWELDGKLGIRAQGKAQSAFFNWQNHPDHFAISVHGPLGQGRATLEEHVDGGVELRYDGNTHIAATPEKLMQRHLGWSFPIDNMRWWARGLPAPDSPIDSSQHGPTGQLLSLSQAGWEIRYLRYHTVNGLSLPYKIAATRDDLQLTLLLKKWELQSQ